The genomic region gatcATTACAGATTGGATTGCCATTGTCTCGTTAATATATCGTAGTGTAGTGTGGTATAGTTGTGTATGATCTTTGTCTTGGTGTTATCTTTGCTGTGTTCTTTCCTTCTCTGTACTTCTTCTATTCTTGTTACCGTTTGTTTagtgttgatattttgattgCAATTATTTAATGATTATAGAATGAAGCTGCATCGATGAGTGATGAGTTGGAAGGTTAAAGCGGGGCTATAAGAGTTGGTAAtactgaagaaattcagATTAATTGATGTGCGAGTAACCCACTGCAGTGCAATATGACTTCCGACCTCAGAAAGGTTGACATTACGACTGTTACCAATGTTTTAGAAGACCCTAATTCGTTGATCGTGAAGGCTTTCAACAATGAAACATGGCCCACCAAAGATATATTTCAACGGAAGCTCATAACGGTAAACAGACCGTTGTTATTCCAAGTGTGCATGATAGAGAATATTTCGCGGTCCAAGTTGACGCAGGTGGACGAATTGCAAGTGGTTATTGACCCAAGAAGACAGAAAGTGGATAGGCTAAGTACGTCACGTGACCGTCAACAACTCATTTCGGAGGTGAACTTggatgatgacgatgacgatggtACAACATCGTATCACAACAACTCTGGAGTTGGTAATGGTGATAGTAATTATACAAATAACAAGGATGCTGGAAATCTCAATCAACATGTATATAAACTTATCTTACAAGATAAGAAGGGGAATCTATTTTATGCAATCAACCTGGATCCAATTCCAGCTCTTAAGACCTGTTTCTTGGGTTCCAAATTGATCATCCTTCCTGGCGCTAAGTTCAATAGGGGCATGTTTACTTTCAATAATAGTACGGT from Kluyveromyces lactis strain NRRL Y-1140 chromosome D complete sequence harbors:
- the RMI1 gene encoding Rmi1p (similar to uniprot|Q02685 Saccharomyces cerevisiae YPL024W RMI1 Protein of unknown function GFP tagged protein localizes to the cytoplasm and nucleus), whose product is MTSDLRKVDITTVTNVLEDPNSLIVKAFNNETWPTKDIFQRKLITVNRPLLFQVCMIENISRSKLTQVDELQVVIDPRRQKVDRLSTSRDRQQLISEVNLDDDDDDGTTSYHNNSGVGNGDSNYTNNKDAGNLNQHVYKLILQDKKGNLFYAINLDPIPALKTCFLGSKLIILPGAKFNRGMFTFNNSTVKLMYGLIQQWNDGKLQKVTEYLQNELDSQNPTLNANGKRNS